A single window of Mycobacterium sp. ITM-2016-00318 DNA harbors:
- a CDS encoding site-specific integrase: MPSANDGKGKRWRARYVDDRGREHAKVFTRKVDGQQWLDKQVSDQVTGSWTDPKLSGETFGVLADRWIQTKATRAPKTVAGYRSLLDVVVLPRWRDVPLRDVSFEDLQQWVSALSVDGSSRFEGRGLSASRVIQAHQVVSQVLRYAVKAKHLPANPAEGIELPRKPEVEQRYLTHEQLHRLAVASGRLRTLVLVLGYCGLRFGEAAALRVGDVNLPARRIRVSRSVTNVTGRGLVEGPTKNHSARSVPVPRFLAPLLETEIGERPETELLFASRRGGYVTEGEVRWVFDPAATAVGEDGLTPHELRHTCASLAIAAGANVKVLQTLLGHKTATLTLDRYGHLFPDDLGRIADAFDAAAQTTADGLRTAAPLRAVSPAENRL, encoded by the coding sequence GTGCCCAGCGCGAATGACGGCAAGGGCAAGCGATGGCGTGCCCGCTATGTCGACGACAGGGGCCGCGAACACGCGAAGGTGTTCACACGCAAGGTCGACGGCCAGCAGTGGCTCGACAAGCAGGTATCCGACCAAGTAACCGGTTCGTGGACCGACCCGAAACTGTCAGGGGAGACGTTCGGGGTGTTGGCCGACCGGTGGATCCAAACGAAGGCGACAAGAGCGCCTAAGACGGTCGCCGGGTACCGGTCGCTGCTCGATGTTGTGGTACTGCCGCGTTGGCGTGACGTGCCGCTGCGGGACGTGTCCTTCGAGGACTTGCAGCAATGGGTGAGCGCCCTGTCGGTCGATGGGTCGAGCCGGTTCGAGGGCAGGGGTTTGAGTGCGTCGCGGGTGATTCAGGCTCATCAGGTTGTCAGTCAGGTACTCCGGTATGCGGTCAAGGCCAAGCATCTGCCCGCGAATCCGGCCGAAGGAATCGAGTTGCCGCGCAAGCCGGAGGTCGAACAGAGGTACCTAACGCATGAGCAACTGCACCGTCTGGCGGTGGCGTCGGGACGGCTGAGAACCTTGGTGCTGGTGCTGGGCTATTGCGGGTTGCGGTTTGGTGAGGCGGCGGCACTGCGGGTCGGTGATGTGAACCTGCCTGCGCGGCGGATACGTGTCAGCCGTTCGGTGACCAACGTGACCGGGAGAGGTCTGGTCGAGGGTCCGACGAAGAACCACAGCGCCCGCAGCGTCCCGGTGCCGCGGTTCCTTGCCCCGCTGCTCGAAACAGAGATAGGGGAGCGGCCGGAAACCGAGTTGCTGTTCGCGTCGCGGCGCGGCGGCTACGTCACCGAGGGTGAGGTTCGGTGGGTGTTCGACCCGGCGGCAACGGCTGTCGGTGAGGACGGGCTGACGCCGCACGAGTTGCGTCACACGTGCGCGAGTCTGGCGATTGCCGCTGGGGCCAACGTGAAGGTGTTGCAGACCCTTCTCGGACACAAGACAGCGACGCTGACGCTCGACCGCTACGGCCATTTGTTCCCCGACGACTTGGGACGGATTGCGGACGCTTTCGACGCGGCCGCTCAAACTACTGCGGACGGACTGCGGACGGCAGCCCCCCTTAGGGCTGTTTCACCAGCCGAAAATAGGCTATGA
- a CDS encoding branched-chain amino acid ABC transporter permease yields MIHECVDQYACLAADINFNVENLRTGFWQLTIDGLSWGAIYALVAVGYTLVFGVLRLINFAHSEIFMLGMFGAYFALDVIMGFTPSGNAYNKGIVLTIVYLGVAMLFAMLVSGSAAVGLEFVAYRPLRKRGARSLTFLITAIGMSFVLQEFVHFVLPKLLKGYGGSNAQRPIILVQPKTQFTIFGASVSNVTIVIIVAALVLALLTDIAINRTKFGRGIRAVAQDPTTATLMGVSRERIIMTTFLIGGLLAGAAALLYTLKVPQGIIYSGGFLLGIKAFSAAVLGGIGNLRGALLGGLLLGIMENYGQAVFGTQWRDVIAFALLVLVLLIRPTGILGESLGKARA; encoded by the coding sequence ATGATCCACGAGTGCGTCGACCAGTACGCGTGCCTAGCTGCGGACATCAACTTCAATGTCGAGAACCTGCGAACCGGCTTCTGGCAGTTGACGATCGATGGACTCTCGTGGGGTGCCATTTACGCGCTGGTTGCCGTCGGCTACACCCTGGTGTTCGGTGTGCTTCGGCTGATCAACTTCGCACACTCCGAAATCTTCATGCTCGGCATGTTCGGCGCGTACTTCGCGCTCGACGTCATCATGGGCTTCACACCGAGCGGTAACGCGTACAACAAGGGCATCGTCCTGACGATCGTTTACCTGGGCGTAGCGATGCTGTTCGCGATGCTGGTTTCCGGCTCGGCGGCCGTCGGGTTGGAGTTCGTCGCGTATCGACCGCTCCGAAAACGGGGCGCGCGGTCGCTGACCTTCCTGATCACCGCGATCGGGATGTCGTTCGTCCTGCAGGAGTTCGTGCACTTCGTTCTGCCCAAACTGCTCAAGGGCTACGGCGGCAGCAATGCACAGCGGCCCATCATCCTGGTGCAGCCGAAGACGCAGTTCACCATCTTCGGCGCCTCGGTCTCCAACGTCACGATCGTGATCATCGTGGCGGCGTTGGTCCTCGCGCTGCTGACCGACATCGCGATCAACCGGACGAAGTTCGGCCGAGGTATTCGTGCCGTTGCGCAGGACCCGACCACCGCGACGTTGATGGGCGTCTCGCGCGAGCGCATCATCATGACCACGTTCCTGATCGGCGGGCTGCTGGCCGGCGCCGCGGCGCTGCTGTACACACTCAAGGTGCCGCAGGGCATCATCTACTCCGGCGGGTTCCTGTTGGGTATCAAGGCTTTCTCGGCGGCAGTGCTCGGCGGTATCGGCAACCTGCGCGGTGCCCTTCTCGGCGGCCTGCTGCTCGGCATCATGGAGAATTACGGGCAGGCCGTCTTCGGCACGCAGTGGCGAGATGTCATCGCCTTCGCGCTCCTCGTTCTGGTGCTGTTGATCCGGCCGACCGGGATACTCGGTGAGAGCCTCGGGAAGGCACGCGCATGA
- a CDS encoding branched-chain amino acid ABC transporter permease — protein MSEKSEAAKEARAKRLLAPGDGLRTWWDGLSRSQKWVFGVLLFGAVALLPLYTPPFLDTPGISFGGTMAQFAMVAIIAIGLNVVVGQAGLLDLGYVGFYAVGAYTVALLTSPDSPWNKVGPTGFFSTPWAWLSCVPLAMAITALAGLILGFPTLRLRGDYLAIVTLGFGEIIRLMADNLADTTGGPRGLNEVAFPRLAESEKLPEGVFSSANSTGEANYGTWWFWLGLILIVAILMLVGNLERSRVGRAWIAVREDEDAAEVMGVNTFRFKLWAFVIGAAIGGLSGALYAGQVQYVAPPTFNIINSMLFLCAVVLGGQGNKLGVIFGAFIIVYLPNRLLGVEFLGINLGDLKYLFFGLALVVLMIFRPEGLFPARQQLLAYGKAARDLLGTKPAEKEPAA, from the coding sequence ATGAGCGAGAAATCGGAGGCAGCAAAAGAGGCGCGCGCGAAACGCCTCCTCGCGCCGGGCGATGGTCTGCGCACCTGGTGGGACGGTCTGTCGCGGAGCCAGAAGTGGGTCTTCGGCGTGCTGCTGTTCGGCGCTGTCGCCCTGCTGCCGCTGTACACCCCGCCGTTCCTCGACACCCCCGGCATCAGCTTCGGCGGAACCATGGCGCAGTTCGCGATGGTCGCGATCATCGCGATCGGCCTCAATGTCGTGGTCGGCCAGGCGGGCCTGCTCGACCTCGGTTACGTCGGCTTCTACGCCGTCGGCGCCTACACGGTCGCGCTGCTGACCAGTCCCGACAGCCCATGGAACAAGGTCGGACCCACGGGCTTCTTCAGCACGCCGTGGGCCTGGCTGTCCTGTGTGCCGCTGGCGATGGCCATCACCGCGCTGGCCGGCCTGATCCTCGGCTTCCCGACGCTTCGTCTGCGCGGTGACTATCTGGCGATCGTCACGCTGGGATTCGGCGAGATCATCCGGCTCATGGCCGACAACCTGGCCGACACCACCGGCGGCCCGCGTGGCCTCAACGAGGTCGCGTTCCCACGCCTCGCCGAGAGCGAGAAACTGCCCGAAGGGGTGTTCTCGAGCGCCAATTCGACCGGCGAGGCGAACTACGGCACCTGGTGGTTCTGGCTCGGGCTGATTCTCATCGTCGCCATCTTGATGCTCGTCGGCAACCTGGAACGCAGCCGGGTCGGCCGCGCCTGGATTGCTGTCCGGGAGGACGAGGACGCCGCAGAGGTCATGGGCGTGAACACTTTCCGGTTCAAGCTGTGGGCATTCGTGATCGGCGCGGCCATCGGCGGACTTTCGGGGGCGCTGTACGCCGGACAGGTGCAGTATGTCGCACCGCCGACGTTCAACATCATCAACTCGATGCTCTTCCTGTGTGCGGTCGTCCTCGGCGGGCAGGGCAACAAGCTCGGGGTGATCTTCGGCGCGTTCATCATCGTGTATCTGCCCAACCGTCTGCTCGGCGTCGAGTTCCTCGGAATCAATCTCGGCGACTTGAAATATCTATTCTTCGGGCTCGCGCTCGTCGTGCTGATGATCTTCCGTCCCGAGGGTCTGTTCCCAGCCCGTCAGCAACTGCTGGCCTACGGCAAGGCCGCGCGCGATCTGCTGGGGACCAAACCTGCAGAGAAGGAGCCGGCCGCATGA
- a CDS encoding nitronate monooxygenase family protein, with product MPNRIRALLGIEYPIVQAPMTYIARAELAAAVSEAGGLGVIETLTAEGQADLRRVRTLTDKPVGANLMIQGWKKDPSIVHVLHDAGVNHVFTSAGDPALFTERLHEAGMTVVHVVGSLRAAQKALDAGVDALVVEGVEGGGFKSALGASTMVLLPLVAERVDLPIIAAGGMCDARSTAAAVVLGAEGVQMGTRMLASRESLVHSNFKNAILAASDSGTVLLDIPGNPTMRVLRAGLAARVAAHDPEAQLLGKVTELYFDGDMDASVANTGQVSSRIDELLPVAEIVRGTWAEIEAVLDAARSRV from the coding sequence GTGCCCAACCGCATTCGGGCCCTGCTCGGCATCGAGTACCCGATCGTCCAGGCGCCGATGACGTACATCGCCCGCGCGGAACTCGCCGCCGCAGTGTCGGAGGCGGGCGGACTCGGAGTGATAGAGACGCTGACAGCCGAGGGGCAGGCGGACCTGCGTCGTGTCCGCACGCTCACCGACAAGCCGGTCGGGGCCAACCTGATGATTCAGGGCTGGAAGAAGGACCCGTCGATCGTCCACGTGCTCCACGACGCGGGCGTGAACCACGTCTTCACCTCGGCAGGCGATCCCGCCTTGTTCACCGAACGGCTTCACGAAGCGGGAATGACGGTCGTGCACGTCGTCGGCTCGCTTCGTGCGGCGCAGAAGGCTCTCGATGCGGGCGTCGACGCCTTGGTGGTCGAGGGAGTGGAGGGCGGCGGATTCAAGTCTGCCCTCGGTGCGTCGACGATGGTGTTGCTACCGCTTGTCGCCGAGCGCGTCGACCTCCCGATCATCGCCGCAGGCGGCATGTGCGACGCACGGTCCACCGCCGCGGCAGTGGTTCTCGGCGCGGAAGGCGTGCAGATGGGAACCAGGATGCTCGCGAGCCGAGAGTCGTTGGTCCACAGCAACTTCAAGAACGCGATCCTCGCCGCGAGCGATTCGGGCACAGTACTTCTCGACATCCCCGGCAACCCGACGATGCGGGTGCTGCGGGCGGGGCTCGCAGCGCGCGTTGCGGCTCACGATCCCGAAGCCCAGCTGCTCGGCAAGGTCACCGAACTGTACTTCGACGGCGATATGGACGCCAGTGTCGCCAACACCGGTCAGGTGTCCTCACGGATCGACGAGCTCTTGCCTGTCGCCGAGATCGTGCGTGGCACGTGGGCCGAGATCGAAGCGGTGCTGGACGCCGCAAGGTCACGAGTCTAA
- a CDS encoding helix-turn-helix domain-containing protein, producing the protein MGIPQQLRTAFRERVKDERNRRNWTQAEVARMLSDKGIDNMRNTAVAKIESGEREVKLDEAVGFADLFGVSLDSLLGRKAGAGDDLAFAFRGLRDVARQSMHEISLTVGTLRERWTDLTAFEFDGRSELEALVAEAGDALMNASSAMFHVTAFELSEGADVQPSADLVQQRALELLLQLSSEEVNNEAES; encoded by the coding sequence ATGGGGATACCGCAGCAGCTGCGAACCGCTTTCAGGGAACGGGTCAAAGACGAACGCAATCGCCGAAACTGGACTCAGGCTGAAGTAGCAAGGATGTTGTCAGACAAGGGAATTGACAATATGCGTAACACTGCGGTGGCGAAGATTGAGAGTGGCGAGCGGGAAGTCAAACTCGATGAGGCTGTCGGTTTCGCTGACCTGTTCGGCGTGTCGCTCGACTCACTGCTCGGTAGGAAAGCCGGCGCAGGTGATGACTTAGCGTTCGCCTTCCGCGGCTTGCGTGACGTCGCTCGACAGTCGATGCACGAGATATCGCTGACAGTGGGAACGCTCCGAGAAAGATGGACGGACCTAACCGCCTTCGAGTTCGACGGCAGGAGCGAACTCGAGGCTCTTGTTGCCGAGGCGGGTGATGCGCTTATGAATGCGTCTAGCGCGATGTTCCATGTCACTGCCTTCGAGTTATCAGAAGGCGCAGATGTCCAGCCGAGTGCGGACCTAGTGCAGCAGAGGGCATTAGAGCTGCTCCTTCAGCTTTCGAGCGAGGAGGTTAACAATGAAGCGGAGTCGTAG
- a CDS encoding branched-chain amino acid ABC transporter substrate-binding protein → MRGRVARSAVALGSAGLVVLSMAACQQSKPEEGKPETDLKIVEQVQIDEKGGEVKASQGAAAADPAGDGKANCPPVSIAMAGALNGPDAALGINIKNGVQLAIDKHNAANKGCQIQLKPFDTEGDPQKATAIAPQIVDDQYTIGLVGPAFSGETKATGGVFNQAGLVAVTASATNPTLSENGWKTFFRGLANDAVQGPSVANYMKTGLKYEKVCVIDDSTDYGLGLATAVRDTLGATADSGCNISVKKGDKDFSAAVTQVKGVNPKAVFYGGYYSEAAPLVQQLKDGGFEGTFVSADGTKDPQFVSQAGEAAKDAILSCPCGPATGPFAEEYQKKFNAEAGTYSAEGYDLGTILVKGIDSGAITRPALLDFVKNYNGQGVARNYQWSPTGELTTNLIWIFKVQ, encoded by the coding sequence GTGCGCGGTCGCGTGGCACGGAGCGCAGTAGCGCTCGGTAGCGCAGGGCTTGTGGTGCTCAGCATGGCTGCCTGTCAGCAGTCCAAGCCCGAAGAGGGGAAACCTGAGACAGACCTGAAGATCGTCGAGCAGGTACAGATCGACGAGAAGGGTGGCGAGGTCAAGGCATCCCAGGGCGCGGCGGCCGCCGATCCCGCAGGCGACGGCAAGGCCAACTGCCCGCCGGTGTCCATCGCCATGGCGGGTGCGCTCAACGGCCCGGACGCGGCACTAGGTATCAACATCAAGAACGGTGTGCAGCTGGCCATCGACAAGCACAACGCCGCCAACAAGGGCTGCCAGATCCAGCTGAAGCCGTTCGACACCGAGGGCGATCCGCAGAAGGCGACAGCGATCGCACCGCAGATCGTCGACGACCAGTACACGATCGGCCTTGTCGGCCCGGCATTCTCGGGTGAGACGAAGGCCACCGGCGGCGTCTTCAATCAGGCCGGTCTGGTCGCGGTGACCGCTTCGGCGACGAACCCCACGCTCAGCGAGAACGGTTGGAAGACCTTCTTCCGAGGCCTGGCCAACGACGCCGTTCAGGGCCCGTCGGTCGCGAACTACATGAAGACCGGTCTCAAGTACGAGAAGGTCTGCGTCATCGACGACAGCACCGACTACGGGCTCGGCCTGGCGACCGCCGTGCGCGACACGCTCGGTGCGACGGCCGATTCCGGCTGTAACATCTCGGTGAAGAAGGGCGACAAGGACTTCTCCGCCGCGGTGACTCAGGTCAAGGGAGTCAACCCCAAAGCCGTGTTCTACGGCGGCTACTACTCGGAGGCGGCTCCGCTCGTCCAGCAGCTCAAGGACGGCGGCTTCGAAGGCACCTTCGTCAGCGCCGACGGTACGAAGGACCCGCAGTTCGTCAGCCAGGCCGGTGAAGCCGCCAAGGATGCGATCCTGTCCTGCCCGTGCGGCCCTGCCACAGGACCGTTCGCCGAGGAGTACCAGAAGAAGTTCAACGCCGAGGCGGGCACCTACAGCGCTGAGGGTTACGACCTGGGCACCATCCTGGTGAAGGGCATCGACTCGGGCGCCATCACGCGCCCTGCGCTGCTCGACTTCGTGAAGAACTACAACGGCCAGGGGGTGGCGCGCAACTACCAGTGGAGCCCCACCGGTGAGCTCACCACCAATTTGATCTGGATCTTCAAGGTCCAGTAA
- a CDS encoding ABC transporter ATP-binding protein, whose protein sequence is MSTPLPGADESSLTPGAEKTIEELASVHREIHAAEGEVLLQTRELTVKFGGLTALDSVTFDIRRGEILGMIGPNGAGKTTCFNAITGVYRPTSGSVIFDGAPLGRIKRHQITRKGIARTFQNIRLFGEMTALENVMVGTDARHHTSVPGALVRTPRHRREEKSAVERSAALLHFVGIAHRGEEKARNLPYGDQRRLEIARALATEPKLLCLDEPAAGFNPSEKSALIELIQKIRDDGYTVLLIEHDMRLVMGVTDRIVVLEFGRKIADGLPAEIREDPKVIAAYLGVPDDELS, encoded by the coding sequence ATGAGCACACCATTGCCCGGCGCCGACGAATCTTCGCTGACGCCAGGAGCAGAGAAGACGATCGAAGAACTCGCCAGTGTGCATCGGGAGATCCACGCCGCCGAAGGCGAAGTCCTCTTGCAGACAAGGGAATTGACCGTCAAGTTCGGCGGGCTGACGGCGTTGGACTCGGTAACGTTCGACATCCGCCGTGGCGAGATCCTCGGGATGATCGGACCGAACGGTGCAGGCAAGACCACCTGCTTCAATGCGATCACCGGTGTCTATCGGCCCACCTCCGGCTCGGTGATCTTCGACGGCGCGCCACTGGGCCGCATCAAGCGGCACCAGATCACCCGCAAGGGCATCGCCCGCACCTTCCAGAACATCCGCCTTTTCGGGGAGATGACCGCGTTGGAGAACGTGATGGTCGGCACCGATGCCCGTCACCACACGTCGGTGCCGGGGGCGCTCGTGCGCACCCCTCGGCATCGCCGCGAGGAGAAATCGGCCGTCGAGCGCTCAGCGGCGCTGCTGCACTTCGTCGGCATCGCGCACCGCGGCGAGGAGAAGGCGAGAAACCTGCCCTACGGTGACCAGCGGCGCCTCGAGATCGCGCGTGCGCTGGCCACCGAGCCGAAGCTGCTGTGCCTCGATGAGCCGGCGGCCGGCTTCAACCCGAGCGAGAAGTCCGCATTGATCGAGCTGATCCAGAAGATCCGCGACGACGGCTATACGGTGCTTCTCATCGAACATGACATGCGACTGGTGATGGGCGTGACCGACCGAATCGTGGTGCTGGAGTTCGGCCGAAAGATCGCCGACGGGCTGCCTGCGGAGATCCGCGAGGACCCGAAGGTCATCGCCGCTTACCTGGGGGTGCCCGATGACGAACTCTCCTGA
- a CDS encoding ABC transporter ATP-binding protein has translation MTNSPDIDDRPVLLEARDIVVHYGRIQALHGVSLVVRQGELVTLLGSNGAGKTTIMRAISGLRPLTSGSVWFEGNDISRVKAHRRVTDGLIQAPEGRGVFPGMTVVENLEMGCYGRKFASKAEHKEHLDWVLETFPRLAERKNQVGGTLSGGEQQMLAIGRALMARPRVLLLDEPSMGLAPMVISQIFKIIADINAQGTTVLLVEQNAQQALTRSDRAYILETGDITREGNARALLEDDSIRAAYLGVA, from the coding sequence ATGACGAACTCTCCTGACATCGACGACCGGCCCGTCCTACTCGAAGCCCGCGACATCGTCGTGCACTACGGACGTATCCAGGCGCTTCATGGTGTCTCGCTCGTGGTGCGCCAGGGCGAGTTGGTTACCCTGCTCGGTTCCAACGGCGCGGGCAAGACGACGATCATGCGGGCGATCTCCGGGCTGCGCCCGCTGACGTCGGGCTCGGTTTGGTTCGAGGGCAACGACATCAGCCGCGTCAAGGCGCACCGGCGGGTGACCGACGGCCTGATCCAGGCTCCGGAGGGGCGCGGCGTTTTCCCGGGCATGACCGTCGTCGAGAACCTGGAAATGGGTTGCTACGGCCGCAAGTTCGCGTCCAAGGCCGAACACAAGGAGCACCTTGACTGGGTGCTCGAGACGTTCCCCCGGCTCGCCGAACGGAAGAACCAGGTGGGCGGCACGCTATCCGGCGGCGAGCAGCAGATGCTGGCGATCGGTCGCGCGCTGATGGCGCGGCCGCGGGTGCTGTTGCTCGACGAGCCGTCGATGGGGCTGGCGCCCATGGTGATATCGCAGATCTTCAAGATCATCGCCGATATCAACGCCCAGGGCACCACGGTGCTGCTCGTCGAACAGAACGCGCAGCAGGCACTCACGCGCTCCGATCGTGCCTACATCTTGGAAACGGGCGACATCACCCGTGAAGGCAACGCCCGTGCGCTGTTGGAGGACGACAGCATTCGGGCCGCATATCTCGGCGTCGCCTGA
- a CDS encoding methyltransferase, giving the protein MPENALDPSHILQVGTGFFASKTLLSAVELGVFTVLDNEPSLRGAELGDRLKLHSRATYDFLDALVALGFLAREGDGPSGRYSNTAEASAFLSRSSPRYVGGLLEMLNARLFGFWNDLTEALHTGQPQNELKRSGHSMFEEVYADPKRLEQFLLAMQGISTPNFQALSETFDFTGYQTLCDVGGANGQLSIVVANRHPHLRLTSLDLPAVTAIAEKTVAAAGLTDRVQCISGDCFAEPFPAADIITMGMILHDWNLDKKMQLIQSAYDALPEGGAFIVVENLIDDARRQNAFGLLMSLNMLIEFGDGFDFTGADFTGWCTEVGFRRVEITPLVGPASAGIAYK; this is encoded by the coding sequence ATGCCCGAAAACGCCCTAGATCCCTCTCATATCTTGCAGGTGGGCACGGGCTTCTTCGCCTCGAAGACCCTGCTTTCGGCGGTCGAGCTGGGTGTGTTCACCGTGCTCGACAATGAGCCATCGCTCCGCGGTGCGGAGCTCGGTGACCGGCTGAAATTGCACAGTAGAGCCACCTACGACTTTCTCGACGCCTTGGTGGCGCTCGGCTTTCTGGCGAGGGAGGGTGATGGACCGAGCGGCCGGTACAGCAACACGGCGGAAGCGTCGGCGTTCCTGAGCAGAAGCAGCCCGCGCTACGTCGGCGGACTACTGGAAATGCTCAACGCGCGACTCTTCGGGTTCTGGAACGACCTGACCGAGGCGCTGCACACCGGCCAACCGCAGAACGAGCTGAAGCGCAGCGGGCACTCCATGTTCGAGGAGGTCTACGCGGACCCAAAGCGTCTCGAGCAGTTCTTGCTTGCGATGCAAGGCATTTCGACACCGAACTTCCAAGCGCTAAGCGAGACGTTCGATTTCACGGGTTATCAGACGCTTTGCGATGTCGGCGGCGCCAACGGCCAACTCTCTATTGTCGTGGCTAACCGCCACCCACATCTCCGGCTGACCAGCCTCGATCTGCCGGCAGTCACCGCCATCGCGGAGAAAACCGTCGCGGCGGCGGGGCTGACCGATCGTGTTCAGTGCATCAGCGGCGATTGCTTCGCAGAACCGTTTCCCGCAGCCGACATCATCACCATGGGCATGATTCTGCACGACTGGAATCTCGACAAGAAGATGCAGCTCATCCAGTCGGCCTATGACGCACTGCCTGAAGGAGGAGCTTTCATCGTCGTCGAGAACCTGATCGACGATGCCCGACGGCAGAACGCATTTGGCTTGCTGATGTCGCTCAACATGTTGATCGAATTCGGTGACGGCTTTGATTTCACGGGCGCCGACTTTACGGGCTGGTGCACCGAGGTCGGCTTCCGCAGAGTCGAGATCACCCCGCTGGTCGGACCGGCGAGTGCTGGCATCGCCTACAAGTGA
- a CDS encoding ANTAR domain-containing response regulator yields the protein MTGAPTDEAKPHRVLIAEDEALIRLDLAEMLREEGYEVVGEAGDGQEAVELAESLKPDLVIMDVKMPRRDGIDAASEIAGKRIAPIVVLTAFSQRELVERARDAGAMAYLVKPFSMSDLIPAIELAVSRFSEISALEREVATLSDRLETRKLVERAKGLLQAKHQMSEPEAFKWIQRAAMDRRTTMRRVAEVVLETLDAPEGAAPSSDQ from the coding sequence ATGACCGGCGCACCGACTGACGAAGCCAAGCCGCACCGTGTGCTCATCGCGGAGGACGAAGCCCTCATCCGGCTCGACCTGGCCGAGATGCTGCGCGAGGAGGGGTACGAAGTCGTCGGCGAGGCCGGCGACGGGCAGGAAGCCGTGGAACTTGCCGAAAGCCTCAAGCCCGACCTGGTGATCATGGACGTCAAGATGCCGCGCCGCGACGGCATCGACGCGGCATCAGAGATAGCGGGCAAGCGCATCGCGCCGATCGTGGTGCTGACCGCCTTCAGCCAACGCGAACTGGTCGAGCGGGCCCGCGACGCCGGTGCCATGGCCTACCTCGTCAAGCCGTTCTCGATGAGCGATCTGATCCCCGCGATCGAGCTAGCGGTGAGCCGGTTCAGTGAGATCAGCGCTCTGGAGCGAGAAGTCGCGACGCTGTCCGACCGGCTCGAGACACGCAAGCTCGTCGAGCGGGCGAAGGGCTTACTCCAGGCCAAGCATCAGATGTCCGAGCCCGAGGCGTTCAAGTGGATTCAGCGGGCGGCGATGGATCGCCGGACGACGATGCGGCGCGTTGCCGAGGTGGTGCTGGAGACCCTCGATGCGCCGGAGGGCGCCGCGCCGTCGAGCGACCAATAG
- a CDS encoding lipid-transfer protein, with the protein MSPEPLYILGAGMHPWGKWGRDFTEYGVVAARAALAEAGLDWRQIQLVAGADTIRNGYPGFIAGSTFAQKLGWNGVPVSSSYAACASGSQALQSARAQILAGFCDVALVIGADTTPKGAFAPVGGERRNDPDWQRFHLIGAMNPVYFALLARRRMDLFGATAEDFAGVKVKNARHGLENPNARYRKESSVEDVLASPVVADPLRQLDICATSDGAAALIVASKSFAEKHLGSVEGVPSVRAVSTVTPQYPQHLPELPDIATDSTAAVAAPERVFKDQILDAAYAEAGIGPEDVSLAEVYDLSTALELDWYEHLGLCKKGEAEQLLRSGATTIGGKVPVNPSGGLACFGEAIPAQAIAQVCELTWQLKGQATGRQVEGATVGVTANQGLFGHGSSVIVAR; encoded by the coding sequence ATGAGCCCGGAACCGCTGTACATCCTCGGCGCGGGCATGCACCCGTGGGGCAAGTGGGGCCGTGACTTCACCGAGTACGGCGTCGTCGCCGCGCGCGCGGCGCTCGCCGAGGCCGGGCTGGACTGGCGCCAGATCCAGCTCGTGGCGGGCGCGGACACCATCCGCAACGGCTATCCGGGCTTCATCGCCGGCTCGACGTTCGCCCAGAAGCTCGGCTGGAACGGCGTGCCCGTCAGCTCCAGTTACGCGGCATGCGCCAGCGGATCGCAGGCGTTGCAGAGCGCCCGCGCGCAAATCCTGGCCGGCTTCTGCGACGTCGCGCTCGTCATCGGCGCCGACACCACGCCCAAGGGCGCGTTCGCCCCGGTCGGTGGGGAACGCCGCAACGATCCGGACTGGCAGCGGTTCCACCTGATCGGTGCGATGAACCCGGTGTATTTCGCGCTGCTGGCGCGGCGGCGGATGGACCTCTTCGGCGCCACCGCCGAGGACTTCGCCGGGGTCAAGGTCAAAAACGCCCGCCACGGGCTGGAGAACCCCAACGCGCGTTACCGCAAGGAGAGCTCCGTCGAGGATGTTCTGGCCAGTCCGGTTGTGGCAGACCCCTTGCGCCAGTTGGATATCTGCGCGACGTCCGACGGGGCGGCCGCGTTGATCGTGGCCAGCAAGTCGTTCGCCGAGAAGCACCTCGGGTCGGTCGAAGGAGTGCCGTCGGTGCGCGCGGTCAGCACCGTCACGCCGCAGTATCCTCAGCATCTGCCCGAATTGCCCGACATCGCAACCGATTCCACCGCTGCCGTGGCAGCGCCGGAGCGCGTGTTCAAGGACCAGATCCTCGACGCCGCCTACGCCGAGGCCGGTATCGGCCCCGAGGACGTCAGCCTCGCCGAGGTTTACGACCTGTCGACCGCGTTGGAACTCGACTGGTACGAGCACCTCGGCCTGTGCAAGAAGGGCGAGGCCGAGCAGCTTCTGCGTAGCGGTGCGACGACGATCGGCGGCAAGGTTCCGGTCAACCCTTCGGGCGGCTTGGCCTGCTTCGGCGAAGCGATACCCGCCCAGGCCATCGCGCAGGTCTGCGAGTTGACCTGGCAACTGAAGGGGCAAGCCACCGGCCGCCAGGTCGAGGGCGCCACCGTCGGCGTCACCGCCAACCAGGGCCTCTTCGGCCACGGCTCCTCAGTCATCGTCGCTCGCTGA